A stretch of Caenorhabditis elegans chromosome IV DNA encodes these proteins:
- the sec-24.1 gene encoding Protein transport protein Sec24C (Confirmed by transcript evidence): MSYQPPPNGQMPGYPQQQFNQQPQFQSNGFPPPAAPQKPAQVPGGFPPPHQQPNGQYQNGGLNGNSSHLAQSVNNMSIGARSTPSAQPPNPYQPAGYPGAPPQQLQQVQRQQTPQQFAAVPQSVQAPSATPAGPLQAMQQAPAPTPGIPQMNQGAHLPPQPHQIHQPTPLRPQIPGFPQAGGSPSSFQAGAPTSQNVQGYPGGPSSAPSAYPGAPQVPQAPNSFIPPGTGGFPPGQPTAGSFPPGPQVPGSYPSGPADIPQGPGMPRAFPPGASAPVAPGMPGAFPPGQGGPGMPGSFPPGAPGPGGPGMPGSFAPGAPGPGGPGGYPSGGPGMPGMQGGYPGGPPQQRQQRLDPNMMPSAVQVIDDDSSTRSGIFPTGYPNAELPPLVSTNSFAQDQGNCNPKFMRSTLYTAPQTNDILKASQIPLAVVISPFASLTEYEKEPPVVDLGPQGPIRCQRCKAYICPFMEFQDGGRSFRCPFCHARTSVEDAYFAHLDHTGRRTDIEMRPELCLGAYDLVATKQYCKNGIAPKEPAFIFMIDVSYNAISNGMLPILCQNLEKVLRNLPRESGQLESSMRIGLATFDQAVHFFDISSASPKMLVMSDVQEPFVPMVDGLLLPYNEALPGLRAALAEIPKLFSQSKTTETILQPVVQAGLDALKCADRAGKVILFSTVLPTYDAPGKLKSKNDRSLLGTDKEKNALVPQEDSYTKLGEQCVKSGVTVDLFLFPNAFIDVATIGQLSAVTGGSIFKFQYFSADKDGVRMLNELERHVSKKIAFDCMARVRTSTGIRPITFTGSFYMENSTDLELATLDESKAFITEIKHDDSLKDPASFIQTAVLYTSMTGQRRLRILNLCLPVTADYNQVYRLADPEALTAFMLKQAVQLNRDKGSSEMRESLSSRCAQFLATYREKCSEGAPLGQLILPESLKLMPLYVNSILKNDAISGGSEMTVDDKVWQMELIRGLRTENVMPLIYPRVMPISDLQINDTEEMKDLPKPVRASSEFLENSKAYIIDNGVILFVWVGSACPQTWVQDVFGVGATNQIDTESGTIPEKDNGHSRALRRAIQLLPRGIRERKTFVVVEKSGLEPWMKKFLVEDKAGPANMSYVDYLVDIHRKIRDLIS; this comes from the exons ATGTCATATCAGCCGCCACCAAACGGGCAAATGCCCGGATATCCTCAACAGCAATTTAACCAACAGCCGCAGTTTCAGTCAAACGGATTTCCCCCTCCAG CAGCGCCGCAAAAGCCAGCTCAAGTCCCAGGTGGATTTCCTCCACCCCATCAGCAACCAAATGGACAGTATCAAAATGGAGGCTTAAATGGAAATTCGTCTCACTTGGCACAATCTGTGAATAATATGTCTATTGGAGCTAGATCAACTCCGTCAGCACAACCCCCAA atcCGTACCAGCCAGCAGGATATCCCGGAGCTCCACCACAGCAATTGCAACAAGTACAGAGACAGCAAACTCCTCAACAGTTCGCCGCTGTACCTCAAAGTGTTCAAG CTCCTAGTGCCACACCTGCAGGTCCACTTCAAGCAATGCAACAAGCGCCTGCTCCGACTCCGGGAATTCCGCAAATGAACCAAGGAGCTCATCTGCCGCCACAACCACATCAGATCCATCAACCCACTCCGCTTCGACCACAAATCCCTGGTTTTCCACAGGCAGGCGGCTCTCCAAGTTCGTTCCAAGCTGGAGCACCCACTTCACAAAATGTTCAAGGCTACCCAGGTGGACCATCTTCTGCTCCTAGCGCTTACCCAGGTGCTCCACAAGTGCCTCAAGCGCCCAATTCGTTCATCCCACCTGGCACAGGAGGATTTCCACCAGGACAACCCACAGCGGGCTCGTTTCCACCCGGTCCACAAGTTCCAGGATCATATCCCTCTGGCCCAGCAGATATTCCACAAGGCCCAGGCATGCCAAGAGCATTTCCTCCGGGAGCCTCAGCTCCAGTTGCACCAGGGATGCCAGGAGCATTCCCTCCAGGACAAGGAGGACCAGGAATGCCGGGATCATTTCCCCCGGGAGCCCCAGGCCCAGGAGGACCAGGAATGCCAGGATCATTCGCTCCAGGAGCTCCAGGCCCAGGAGGTCCCGGCGGATATCCCTCAGGAGGTCCAGGTATGCCGGGAATGCAAGGTGGATACCCCGGCGGCCCACCACAGCAACGACAACAACGTCTTGATCCTAATATGATGCCAAGTGCTGTTCAAGTTATTGATGATGATTCGTCGACTCGTAGCGGGATCTTCCCAACTGGATATCCGAACGCTGAATTGCCGCCACTTGTTTCTACAAATTCTTTCGCTCAAGATCAAGGAAACTGCAACCCCAAATTTATGAGATCAACCCTCTACACAGCTCCACAGACTAATGACATTTTGAAAGCATCGCAGATTCCGCTCGCCGTTGTCATTTCGCCATTCGCATCTCTGACTGAAtatgag aaagaacCACCAGTCGTCGATCTGGGACCACAAGGACCGATTCGTTGCCAGCGTTGTAAGGCATACATTTGTCCGTTTATGGAATTCCAAGATGGTGGACGCTCCTTCCGTTGTCCATTTTGCCATGCTCGAACTTCTGTCGAAGATGCTTATTTCGCCCATCTCGATCATACAGGCAGAAGAACTGATATTGAAATGCGTCCAGAACTCTGTCTTGGAGCGTATGATCTCGTAGCTACAAAACAATACTGCAAG AATGGAATCGCGCCAAAAGAACCGGCCTTCATATTTATGATTGATGTATCCTACAATGCTATTTCAAACGGAATGCTTCCAATTCTTTGTCAAAATCTGGAGAAAGTACTTCGAAATTTGCCAAGAGAATCTGGACAGCTCGAGTCGTCTATGCGTATAGGATTGGCTACATTCGATCAGGCGGTTCATTTCTTTGACATTTCGTCGGCATCTCCAAAAATGCTCGTAATGT CTGATGTTCAAGAGCCATTTGTTCCTATGGTCGATGGACTTCTTCTCCCTTACAACGAGGCACTTCCTGGACTTCGTGCCGCATTGGCTGAAATTCCTAAACTCTTTTCGCAGTCGAAAACCACCGAAACCATTCTTCAACCCGTCGTACAAGCCGGTCTTGACGCTTTGAAGTGTGCCGACAGAGCAGGAAAAGTGATTCTGTTTTCAACTGTTCTACCAACATATGATGCACCGGGAAAGCTGAAATCCAAAAATGATCGATCTCTTCTCGGGACAGATAAAGAAAAGAATGCACTGGTTCCACAAGAAGATTCATACACGAAGTTGGGAGAGCAATGTGTCAAGTCAGGAGTTACTGTCGATTTATTCCTCTTCCCAAATGCTTTCATTGATGTTGCCACAATTGGTCAGCTTTCTGCAGTTACGGGAGgatctattttcaaatttcagtatttctcg gccGATAAAGACGGTGTTCGCATGTTGAATGAGTTGGAACGACACGTTTCTAAGAAAATTGCATTCGACTGCATGGCAAGAGTAAGAACGTCTACAGGAATTCGTCCTATCACTTTTACTGGCTCCTTTTACATGGAAAACTCAACGGATTTGGAATTGGCTACATTGGATGAAAGCAAAGCATTCATCACAGAAATCAAACATGATGATAGTCTGAAAGATCCAGCTTCCTTCATTCAAACCGCTGTACTGTATACGTCGATGACTGGACAGCGCCGTTTGCGAATTTTGAACTTATGCCTTCCAGTTACTGCTGATTACAACCAAGTTTACCGACTTGCTGATCCGGAAGCATTGACAGCATTCATGTTGAAGCAAGCTGTTCAATTGAATCGTGACAAGGGAAGCTCAGAAATGAGAGAATCACTTTCTTCTCGTTGTGCACAATTCCTAGCGACCTATCGAGAGAAGTGTAGTGAAGGTGCCCCACTTGGACAACTGATTCTTCCTGAATCTCTGAAATTGATGCCGCTCTATGTGAactctattttgaaaaatgatgcgATCAGTGGAGGAAGTGAAATGACAGTCGACGACAAAGTGTGGCAGATGGAATTGATCCGTGGGCTACGAACTGAAAATGTCATGCCTCTTATTTATCCAAGAGTTATGCCAATCTCTGATCTACAAATCAATGATACTGAAGAAATGAAGGATCTTCCAAAACCTGTTAGAGCGAGTTCTGAGttcctggaaaattcgaaagcCTATATTATTGATAACGGTGTTATTCTGTTTGTCTGGGTTGGCTCTGCATGCCCCCAGACATGGGTTCAAGACGTGTTTGGTGTTGGTGCTACAAATCAAATTGATACCGAGAGT ggAACAATTCCGGAAAAAGACAATGGTCATTCACGTGCTCTTCGTCGTGCAATTCAACTTTTGCCACGTGGGATCCGAGAGCGAAAAACGTTCGTTGTCGTGGAAAAAAGCGGCCTTGAGCCATGGATGAAGAAATTTTTAGTGGAAGACAAGGCTGGTCCTGCTAATATGTCATACGTTGATTACCTTGTGGATATCCATCGCAAAATCCGCGATCTCATTTCCTAA
- the pold-2 gene encoding putative DNA polymerase delta small subunit (Confirmed by transcript evidence) — protein METAWSNILNYKNVSDRYILTEKDKKGAFTRQYFEVYEARLKELKPRILENAEREIGKGKFTHSQLSDAKQDEEIFVVGVIVKRIAARPSILKSLLNEDKVAYDDYEEDAEEDEVKRYAGSIEDRIELESDKQTVRLEGNISMDECATGCCVGVLGKLGKEGVFHVNRLVWPSVKVPKKVAVDGTIAFVSGLDLTGDLEDDRLTISGLEFMADWMNVQVGNENQCPPIDRLVVIGPLVETKSNGCDVQSVVRTLTLSRAEKHSSTASLITVDKIINSIAEKPLVNTVDVTPGVGDPCSSMWPLPPIHRVCLPRCGMSDKKVNLVTNPYEFEVNGLRVMTMSGENVSELLRTSLKWTGADAIENIIKWQHVAPNCPDTLDAFPVAERDPLIMDITPHVIICGNQPHAEFRHIPIDGSNCLVVCLPKFSKTRVACFLNLSDLSLKWQNFDHQF, from the exons ATGGAAACCGCTTGGTCCAACATCCTAAACTATAAGAATGTCTCAGATCGATACATTCTCActgaaaaagataaaaaag GTGCGTTCACTAGACAGTACTTTGAAGTCTACGAAGCTCGCTTGAAGGAACTGAAACCTcgtattttggaaaatgcagAACGTGAAATTG GCAAGGGAAAATTCACGCATTCACAATTGAGCGATGCTAAACAAGACGAGGAAATCTTCGTGGTCGGCGTTATTGTAAAGAGAATAGCTGCAAGaccatcaattttgaaatcgtTGCTCAACGAGGATAAAGTGGCTTATGATGATTATGAAGAAGATGCCGAAGAAGACGAAGTGAAAAGATACGCTGGAAGCATTGAAGATCGAATCGAATTGGAATCAGATAAACAGACAGTACGTCTGGAAGGAAATATTTCAATGGATGAGTGTGCAACTGGTTGTTGTGTTGGAGTTCttggaaaattaggaaaagaAGGAGTATTTCATGTGAATCGTTTGGTTTGGCCATCTGTAAAAGTTCCAAAGAAAGTGGCTGTCGACGGGACTATCGCTTTCGTCAGTGGACTCGATCTAACTGGAGATTTGGAAGACGAT CGACTCACAATCTCTGGTCTTGAATTTATGGCTGATTGGATGAATGTTCAAGTTGGAAATGAGAATCAATGTCCACCGATTGATCGTCTTGTAGTTATTGGTCCACTGgttgaaacaaaatcaaatGGTTGTGATGTTCAGTCAGTCGTTCGAACACTTACTCTTTCACGTGCAGAGAAACATTCTTCAACAGCATCACTAATTACTGTAGacaaaattattaattcaATTGCTGAAAAACCTCTTGTTAACACTGTCGACGTGACTCCTGGTGTTGGTGATCCATGCTCATCGATGTGGCCACTGCCACCTATTCACAGAGTTTGTCTTCCACGTTGTGGAATGAGTGATAAAAAAGTGAATCTTGTGACAAATCCATATGAATTTGAAGTCAATGGACTACGTGTGATGACAATGTCTGGCGAAAACGTGAGCGAGCTTCTTCGTACTTCCCTGAAATGGACGGGAGCTGATGCTATTGAGAATATCATTAAATGGCAACATGTGGCACCAAATTGTCCAGATACTCTTGATGCATTCCCAGTGGCTGAAAG agatccTCTGATCATGGACATCACACCGCATGTGATCATTTGTGGAAATCAACCTCACGCCGAGTTCCGTCATATTCCAATTGATGGATCAAATTGCCTTGTTGTTTGCCTGCCCAAATTCTCCAAAACTCGTGTCGCCTGCTTTCTCAACTTATCTGATCTTTCCCTGAAGTGGCAAAACTTTG